A single window of Hyla sarda isolate aHylSar1 chromosome 2, aHylSar1.hap1, whole genome shotgun sequence DNA harbors:
- the LOC130358632 gene encoding uncharacterized protein LOC130358632: protein MQNPENSTLTVNPQCFYKEEDTLPRSRSRCTTLSRASSQTNLTSVSADAARFKRHSSRHSSTTSLSSASAIVTKARAKAEAACAMASYAKQEAELMKEQAEVQASLHLLQQQKNAAAALAEAEVLTRAAEAQFADIETQMSPLSASQRTREYIQSQATMYTDQQFNYAPRPSISNFDTMQHCKTELEPQGRKSSGRMLRDQSANLTRVQTDADVLPPQANTSLDYSRKTYNRGEQSRLSQLPDQPYQPQPYPEFTPRKYSPDAARATEVARFLMRREIVSAGLMKFDDRPENYWAWKSSFLSGTQDLDLTDREKLDLLVKWLGPESTEQAQRIRSVHVHDAAAGLAMVWRRLEHCYGSPEVIEDALLKRIENYPRMTNKDNQKLRGFGDLLLEIEAAKSSGYLPGLSYLDTARGVDPIIEKLPFNLQERWVTQASRYKKEHRVAFPPFAFIAEFIVDQAETRNDPSFAFLNKRTASSPKVEQKHPTPYKERRATVSVRKTEVSPESAVNQEDNTSKKVEEPDKICLIHNKPHPLRKCRIFRSKTLEERKAYLKDNHICFRCCASIQHLAKDCTKTIKCTECNSDKHLSALHPGPPPWKQEVPATQEDHGGEQGESTTPAVTSKCTEICTEQGRPRSCSKICLVKVYPAGFREKAIKMYTVLDEQSNRSLAKTEFFDLFGDKGSPTPYTLKTCSGVVETTGRRANNYIIESLDGKTKVTLPTLIECDEIPDNRSEIPTPEVARHHPHLVRIADQIPALDPDAAIILLLGRDILRVHKVREQYNGPHNAPFAQRLDLGWVIVGEVCLDGLHKPEKVNVYRTHLLQNGRTSCLCPCTNSLHIKERLVNPTHHPSIQRCMEDLASTGDTDELGCKVFERTRDDDKPAPSVEDTLFLEIMDREVFRDKSGSWVAPLPFRSPRHRLPDNKVQAEKRFTSLQHMLQRKPNMKKHFQAFMQKIFDNDQAEKAPPLQENQEHWYLPIFGVYHPQKPGQIRVVFDSSAKHQGISLNDVLLSGPDLNNTLLGVLIRFRKELIAVTADVQQMFYCFLVREDHRDYLRFLWYTDNDFNKEITEYRMKVHVFGNSPSPAVAIYNLRRAAQQGERHGQEATQFVMKNFYVDDGLASFSSNEEAINVLKSTREMLAESNIRLNKVASNSNRVMEAFPMEDRAKDLKDLDLGTESPPLQRSLGISWDLKTDSFTFRVSREEKPFTKRGVLSTVNSLYDPLGFVAPIIMQGKALLRQITTEQEQSDWDIPLPEEKEMQWKLWKDSLLELEQLNIPRPYVSVSLSATKRREICIFSDASTMAIASVAYLRVIDTEGQSHVGFLMGKSKLAPRPAHTVPRLELCAAVLAVEMADMITTELDIEIHAMNFYTDSKIVLGYIHNASRRFYTYVANRVTRIRKSTSPEQWHYISTDKNPADHGTRLVPAAALKQTNWFVGPSFLRKPETKENTQVETFQLIEPDQDKEVRPQVTVCRTIVTRDSLGAHRFERFSSWKSLTRAIGKLICLARSSCRATNTDQHSNDHLEQAKVTIIRCIQQEVFKEEIQSLMKKEEISRHNTLKKLNPILDEDGVLRIGGRLSAADTTIQERHPFIIPKNHHIALLLVRHYHEQVAHQGRHFTEGAVRSAGLWIIGGKRLVSSVISKCVTCKKIRGKLEVQKMSNLPADRLSSDPPFTHVGLDVFGPWNISSRKTRGGSAKSKRWAVLFSCLSTRAVHIEVIESLSTSSFINALRRFFSIRGPAKLIRSDRGTNFIGACKELKIISTDSETGSYLQNQGCTWTFNPPHASHMGGAWERMIGVARRILDAMLLKVGSTRLTHEALTTLMAEVMAIMNARPLVPVSTDPEMPAVLTPAMLLTQKMEPVTAPTGDFDLKDLYTKQWKQVQSLADIFWKRWRQEYLVTLQPRKKWQDDKPNLQVGDFVLLKDSQAHRNEWPIGLIVGTDPSSDARVRKVEVRIVRQGIPKVYARPISEVVLLLSKG, encoded by the coding sequence atgcagaacccagagaacagcactctgacagttaaccctcaatgcttctataaagaggaagacaccttgccaagaagtagatctaggtgcacaacattgtctagagcgtccagtcaaacaaatctaacttcggttagcgccgatgcagcaagatttaaacgccatagttctagacactcaagcaccaccagcctgtcatccgctagcgccatagtaactaaggcaagagcgaaagcagaggcagcttgtgcaatggcgtcctatgcaaagcaggaagctgaattgatgaaagaacaagctgaagtgcaagcatctttacacttactgcaacagcagaaaaacgctgcagcagccttagccgaggcagaagttctcacaagggctgccgaagctcagttcgctgacatagaaacccagatgtcacccctcagcgcaagccaacgtacccgtgagtacatacagtcacaagcAACCATGTACACTGACCAGCAGTTCAATTATGCACCAAGACCATCAATAAGCAACTTTGATACTATGCAACACTGCAAGACTGAATTAGAACCTCAGGGTAGGAAGTCAAGTGGTCGCATGCTCAGAGACCAATCTGCCAACCTGACAAGAGTGCAAACGGATGCTGATGTACTCCCTCCTCAAGCAAATACAAGTCTGGATTATAGCAGAAAGACTTACaatagaggagaacaaagcaGACTTAGTCAATTACCTGATCAGCCTTACCAGCCGCAGCCATACCCTGAGTTTACACCCAGGAAGTATTCACCAGATGCAGCAAGAGCTACAGAGGTAGCAAGATTCCTGATGCGCCGTGAGATAGTGAGCGCTGGTCTCATGAAATTCGACGACCGTCCAGAAAACTACTGGGCCTGGAAGTCATCTTTCCTAAGCGGTACCCAAGACTtagatctgacagacagagaaaagcttgatctgctcgtcaaatggctaggaccagagtccactgagcaagcccaaagaatcagatcagtacatgttcatgacgcagcagcaggacttgcaatggtgtggaggagactagaacactgctatgggtcacctgaagtgattgaagatgctcttctgaagaggatagaaaactatccaagaatgacaaacaaagacaatcaaaagctgagagggtttggggacctactcttagaaatagaagccgctaagtctagtggatatctgccaggtctctcatacttagatacagcacgtggagttgatcccataatcgagaaacttcctttcaacttgcaggaaaggtgggtcactcaagcatcaagatacaagaaagaacatcgagtcgcatttccaccatttgccttcattgctgaattcatcgtagaccaagctgaaacacgcaatgatccaagctttgctttcctgaacaagagaactgcaagctccccaaaggtagagcaaaaacatccaacgccttacaaagaacgcagagcaacagtttctgtacggaagacagaagtctcgcctgagtctgcagtcaatcaggaagacaacacaagtaagaaagttgaggagccagacaaaatatgtctaatccacaacaagcctcatccactaagaaaatgtcgcattttcagaagtaagacattagaagagcgcaaagcttaccttaaagacaatcacatttgtttcagatgttgcgcttcaattcagcatcttgcaaaagactgtacaaaaacaataaaatgcacagagtgcaacagtgacaaacacctgtcagcactacacccaggaccaccaccatggaaacaagaagttccagcaactcaagaagatcatggtggggagcaaggcgagagtacaacgccagcagtaacctcaaagtgtactgagatctgtacagagcagggccgccccagatcatgttccaaaatatgcttagtcaaggtgtatcctgcaggcttcagagaaaaagcaatcaagatgtacacagtcttggatgaacagagtaacagatctctggcaaaaacagagttctttgacctcttcggtgacaaaggaagtccaactccatacaccctgaagacttgttctggagttgtagagacaacagggagaagagcaaacaactacatcattgagtcattagatggaaagacaaaggtgactcttcctaccctcatagaatgtgatgagataccagacaacaggtcagagatccccacacctgaagttgctcgtcatcacccccatctggtGCGAATAGCAGATCAGATACCAGCGCtagatccagatgctgcaatcatccttctacttgggagagatatcctcagagtgcacaaagtcagagaacagtacaatgggccacacaatgcaccatttgcacaacgccttgatctcggatgggtcatcgttggagaagtatgtttagacggactccacaaaccagaaaaggtaaatgtctacagaacacatctgttacagaatggtcgtacatcttgtctttgcccatgtaccaacagtctacacattaaagagagacttgtaaacccaacacatcatccgagtatccagaggtgcatggaagacttagcctcaactggagatacagatgaactgggatgtaaggtgtttgaaagaacACGAGACGACGACAAGCCAGCACCCTCTGTGGAAGATACTCTCTTCCTTGAgatcatggacagagaagtcttcaGAGACAAATCAGGCAGCTGGGTAGCCCCTCTACCCTTCCGGTCACCACGCCATCGCCTTCCTGACAACAAAGTACAAGCAGAGAAACGCTTCACTTCGCTGCAGCACATGCTacaaagaaagccaaatatgaagaaacacttccaagccttcatgcagaagatctttgataacgatcaagctgaaaaggcaccaccactacaagagaaccAAGAACACTGGTACTTACCAATATTTGGGGTGTACCATCCTCAGAAACCAGGCCAGATACGGGTAGTATTTGACTCTAGTGCGAAACACCAAGGCATCTCACtaaatgatgtccttctcagcggacctgacctgaacaacacactccttggagtactcatcaggttcagaaaagaactcatagcagtgacagcagacgtacaacagatgttctactgtttccttgttcgtgaagatcacagagactacttaaGGTTCCTGTGGTATACAGACAACgactttaacaaagaaatcacagagtacaggatgaaggtacatgtgtttggaaacagcccttctccagctgtagctatctacaacctgagacgagcagcacagcaaggtgaaagacatggtcaagaagccacacagttcgtcatgaagaacttctacgtagatgatggacttgcttctttctccagcaacgaagaagctatcaacgtcctgaaaagtacaagagaaatgttggcagaatccaacataagactgaacaaggtagcttccaacagcaacagagtcatggaagcatttccaatggaagaccgtgctaaagacctcaaagacttggatctaggaacagaatcaccacccttgcaaagaagtcttgggattagttgggacctgaagactgacagtttcaccttcagggtctccagagaagagaagccattcacaaaaagaggtgtcctatctacagtcaacagtctttacgaccccctggggttcgtagcacccatcatcatgcaaggtaaagctcttttgagacagatcactactgagcaagaacaaagtgactgggacatacctctacctgaagagaaggaaatgcagtggaagttgtggaaagactcattgttagagcttgaacaactcaacatccctagaccatacgtatctgtttccttgtctgctacaaagagaagagaaatatgcatattctctgacgcctccactatggctatcgcatctgtcgcctaccttagggtaatagacactgagggacaaagccatgtcgggttcctcatgggaaaatctaagctggctcccagaccggctcacactgtcccacgtctagaactttgtgctgctgtcttagctgtagaaatggcagacatgattacaacagaactggacatcgagatccatgcaatgaacttttatacagacagcaagattgtgttaggatatattcacaatgcttcaagaagattttatacatacgtggccaacagagtgacacgtatcagaaagtctacaagtccagaacagtggcatTACATCAGCACTGACAAGAACCCCGCTGATCATGGGACAAGACTAGTGCCAGCCGCTGCGCTCAAGCAAACTAACTGGTTTGTAGGTCCATCCTTTCTTCGTAAAccagaaaccaaagaaaatactcaggtagagacctttcagctcatagaaccagatcaagacaaagagGTAAGACCTCAAGTGACAGTTTGTAGGACTATAGTTACAAGAGACAGTCTGGGCGCTCATAGATTTGAAAGGTTTTCCAGCTGGAAGTCGCTGACCCGTGCAATCGGAAAACTTATCTGTCTAGCCAGATCCTCCTGCAGAGCTACCAATACTGATCAGCATAGCAATGACCACCTTGAACAAGCCAAGGTCACGATCATCAGATGCATCCAGCAGGaagtctttaaagaagaaatccaaagCCTTATGAAAAAGGAAGAGATTTCTCGACACAATACGCTAAAGAAGTTGAACCCTATCCTCGACGAAGATGGAGTGTTAAGAATTGGAGGTCGCTTGTCGGCAGCAGATACAACTATCCAAGAGAGACATCCCTTCATCATACCCAAAAATCATCACATCGCTCTTCTTCTGGTGAGACATTATCACGAGCAAGTCGCACATCAAGGTCGACACTTCACTGAAGGAGCGGTACGGTCAGCAGGGTTGTGGATCATAGGAGGTAAGAGACTAGTCTCCAGTGTGATCAGCAAATGCGTGACCTGCAAGAAGATTAGAGGGAAACTTGAAGTTCAGAAGATGTCAAACTTACCTGCGGACAGACTTTCTTCAGATCCTCCATTCACTCACGTAGGTCTAGACGTTTTTGGCCCTTGGAACATCTCTTCTCGCAAGACCAGAGGAGGCAGTGCCAAGAGTAAACGTTGGGCTGTTCTGTTCTCCTGCCTGAGTACCAGAGCAGTTCACATTGAAGTGATTGAATCTTTATCCACTTCAAGTTTCATCAATGCCTTGAGAAGATTCTTCTCTATCCGAGGACCAGCAAAATTGATTCGTTCAGACCGTGGCACAAACTTTATTGGGGCTTGCAAAGAGTTGAAGATCATTTCTACAGACTCTGAAACAGGTTCCTATCTTCAAAACCAAGGATGCACTTGGACTTTTAATCCTCCACACGCATCGCATATGGGAGGAGCCTGGGAGAGGATGATAGGAGTAGCTCGTCGCATTCTGGATGCCATGCTCCTGAAGGTTGGGTCTACTCGCCTCACACATGAAGCTTTGACTACGCTAATGGCTGAAGTCATGGCCATTATGAACGCCAGACCTTTGGTTCCAGTGTCCACAGATCCGGAGATGCCGGCAGTCTTGACACCTGCAATGCTGTTGACTCAGAAGATGGAACCAGTGACAGCCCCCACAGGAGACTTTGACCTCAAGGACTTGTACACCAAGCAATGGAAACAAGTTCAAAGTCTTGCGGACATTTTCTGGAAGAGATGGAGACAGGAATACCTGGTGACACTCCAGCCACGCAAGAAATGGCAAGATGACAAGCCCAATTTACAAGTTGGAGACTTTGTCCTACTGAAAGACTCTCAGGCCCACAGGAACGAGTGgcctattggactcattgtggggactgatcctagtagtgatgctagagttagaaaggttgaagttaggattgttagacagggcattcccaaagtgtatgcaaggccaatttctgaagtagttttacttctgtccaagggttag